One region of Oncorhynchus mykiss isolate Arlee chromosome 8, USDA_OmykA_1.1, whole genome shotgun sequence genomic DNA includes:
- the mideasa gene encoding mitotic deacetylase associated SANT domain protein a isoform X3: MSHPPQQKVIPDKSGGKHRAAAAMKEPTVQHAGDVFYGGMGPPALESAHRVGEPGGHGSGVFNPEKGPQSRAHYQQTASVKWMHQDHIQAAGWSQDASGPLPTNSWGQNFSPYMDGLNNVRVQMAFPKGSHDEGAALQMGPAEKQAPGSMEVYREATQAQAQARGLEWGQQAAAAAMRQAQLQAFQQGHKGVDLQAQPPHAPSSHPTMQPGSLMQPIQLAFGPTKQHLPSGYYPVFQGGTKAMPNLSYNEQPKTQQQHQLMQLQMQQQQQQQQKQQQQLHQQHHHQQQQQHQLQQQLQHQMQQHQIQLQLNQQYHKQQIQQEQRQQMHQQQLQPTHSLPPQEILQPQSQQKQQPNQHFLSYNQPPDNCPSRASPSTPQKDMPLSVETQGQGHTPDVETPSADPSSTSSDPCPPKLTSDPMSPSDASPAAPRRSRRLSRDGLSPLVDPPSLSPWNQTFREVPQNGVVARREGGERQGPTGGVIQSTRRRRRASKEINLETLAQKASERESLPSSKMAKDLEGDAGQDDDGKLAKHKWRPRPEPLFIPPPKPATFIAPSVYSAITPYQSHLRSPIRLPDHHFTLPPYTPPPILSPVREGSGLYFSTFLSSIAASNQTLQPPPNTPKSASRSLLRSTSSTDITPPVLPLITDATPVSFEPRINIGLQYQAEVPELQCDRSLTQWDQHKADLVWLPMKASLLRHVEQETVDDLMSLACSSALYGGGTNQELALHCLHECGGNVLETLAFLLLKEPVFSDGHHLADYHYSGSDSWTPSEKRFFNKGISTYRKDFFMVQKLVQTKTVAQCVEFYYMHKKQVKISHSGSVTYGPAESPADRHTEAVVDVKSSQGSKPSQEEVDRKWQGSCDRGQDCNQSRVTQTLQAHDNTGAVLGCRDLDAVHKVGPPHPTLPSAARKPRPEAGKKSRAPPKPPGDPEGVFPCKKCSRVFYKVKSRSAHMKSHAEREKKEAALKLKEEEEQRAVEAEARAREAAEVMQNGNGGGNGAGEQDEVSDEDVPSETEDEKDEDWQ; the protein is encoded by the exons ATGAGTCATCCTCCCCAGCAGAAAGTGATCCCTGATAAGAGTGGGGGCAAACATCGGGCTGCAGCTGCCATGAAGGAGCCCACAGTGCAGCACGCGGGGGATGTCTTCTATGGCGGTATGGGCCCCCCGGCTCTGGAGTCTGCTCACAGGGTAGGGGAGCCTGGAGGCCACGGCTCTGGGGTCTTCAACCCAGAGAAGGGGCCCCAAAGTCGTGCACACTATCAGCAGACTGCCTCTGTCAAATGGATGCACCAGGACCACATCCAAGCCGCTGGCTGGTCTCAGGATGCTTCCGGGCCCCTGCCAACCAATTCATGGGGGCAGAACTTTAGCCCGTATATGGACGGCTTGAACAACGTTAGGGTCCAGATGGCCTTCCCCAAAGGGAGCCACGATGAAGGAGCTGCTCTGCAGATGGGGCCAGCAGAGAAACAGGCTCCAGGTTCCATGGAGGTTTACAGGGAGGCAACCCAAGCTCAAGCCCAGGCTAGGGGCTTAGAGTGGGGGCAGCAAGCTGCGGCAGCCGCCATGCGTCAAGCCCAGCTCCAGGCCTTCCAGCAGGGCCATAAGGGTGTAGATCTCCAGGCTCAGCCCCCCCAtgccccctcctctcaccccacCATGCAACCAGGGTCCTTGATGCAGCCCATCCAGCTGGCGTTCGGACCCACCAAACAGCACCTTCCATCTGGGTACTACCCAGTGTTCCAGGGGGGCACCAAGGCCATGCCCAACCTGAGCTACAACGAGCAGCCAAAAacccaacaacaacaccaactgATGCAGCTTCAGAtgcaacagcagcaacaacaacagcagaagCAGCAACAACAGTTACATCAGcagcatcatcatcaacaacaacaacagcaccagTTGCAGCAACAGCTCCAGCACCAAATGCAACAGCATCAGATCCAACTGCAGCTGAATCAGCAGTATCACAAGCAGCAAATACAACAGGAGCAACGGCAACAAATGCACCAGCAGCAGCTTCAACCGACACACAGTTTACCACCGCAGGAAATACTGCAGCCGCAGTCTCAGCAAAAGCAGCAACCAAACCAACACTTCCTGAGTTATAACCAGCCCCCTGACAACTGTCCATCTAGAGCTAGCCCCTCAACCCCTCAGAAGGACATGCCTCTGTCTGTGGAGACTCAGGGACAGGGACATACACCGGATGTAGAGACCCCGTCCGCTGACCCATCAAGCACATCCTCCGACCCCTGCCCCCCAAAACTCACATCGGACCCCATGTCACCCTCAGACGCATCTCCGGCTGCCCCCCGTCGCTCCCGCCGCCTCTCTAGAGATGGGCTATCACCACTCGTGGACCCTCCCTCACTATCCCCCTGGAACCAGACCTTCAGAGAGGTACCCCAGAACGGTGTGGTAGCCAGacgagaagggggggagagacaggggccgACTGGGGGGGTTATCCAGAGTACGCGACGGAGGAGGAGGGCGTCGAAAGAGATCAACTTGGAGACTCTGGCCCAGAAGGCTTCCGAGAGGGAATCACTGCCCTCCTCCAAGATGGCCAAG GACTTGGAGGGCGATGCTGGTCAGGACGACGATGGGAAATTGGCCAAGCACAAATGGCGGCCTCGTCCCGAGCCCCTCTTCATCCCACCACCCAAACCGGCTACGTTCATCGCCCCCTCAGTCTACTCCGCCATCACTCCCTACCAGAGCCACCTGCGGTCGCCCATCCGCCTGCCCGACCACCACTTCACCCTGCCGCCCTACACCCCGCCGCCCATCCTGTCGCCGGTGCGCGAGGGCTCTGGTCTCTACTTCTCCACCTTCCTGTCTTCCATCGCCGCCAGCAACCAGACCCTGCAGCCGCCACCCAACACACCCAAGTCGGCCTCGCGCAGCCTTCTGCGATCCA CCAGCTCTACAGACATCACGCCCCCAGTCCTCCCTTTGATCACCGACGCCACACCTGTCAGCTTTGAACC GCGTATTAACATTGGCCTGCAGTACCAGGCGGAGGTACCAGAGCTGCAGTGTGACCGCTCGCTGACCCAGTGGGACCAGCACAAGGCTGACCTGGTCTGGCTCCCCATGAAGGCGTCCCTGCTACGCCACGTGGAGCAGGAGACCG TGGACGACCTGATGAGCTTGGCCTGCTCCAGCGCTCTGTACGGCGGTGGCACCAATCAGGAGCTGGCCCTCCACTGTCTGCATGAGTGTGGGGGCAATGTCCTT GAGACCCTGGCGTTCCTGCTGCTCAAGGAGCCCGTTTTCTCTGATGGCCACCACCTTGCAGACTATCACTACTCAG gatcaGACAGTTGGACTCCCTCAGAGAAGCGCTTCTTCAATAAAggcatctctacctacaggaaGGACTTCTTCATGGTGCAGAAACTG GTGCAAACAAAGACAGTGGCCCAATGTGTGGAGTTTTACTACATGCATAAGAAACAGGTGAAGATCAGTCACAGTGGAAGCGTTACCTACGGACCTGCAGAGTCCCCAGCAGATAGACACACAGAGGCAGTAGTGGATGTTAAG AGCTCTCAGGGATCAAAACCAAGTCAGGAAGAAGTTGACAGGAAGTGGCAAGGgtcatgtgacaggggtcaaGATTGCAACCAGTCCAGGGTTACTCAGACACTACAGGCTCACGACAAT ACAGGAGCAGTGCTAGGGTGCAGGGACCTGGATGCTGTACACAAGGTTGGTCCTCCCCATCCAACCCTTCCCTCTGCAGCCAGAAAACCTCGTCCCGAGGCGGGGAAGAAGAGCCGAGCGCCCCCAAAGCCCCCCGGCGACCCAGAGGGCGTGTTCCCCTGCAAGAAGTGtagcag GGTGTTCTACAAGGTGAAAAGCCGCAGCGCCCACATGAAGAGCCACGCTGAGCGGGAGAAGAAGGAAGCCGCACTCAAactcaaagaggaggaggagcagcgggCGGTTGAGGCGGAGGCACGGGCCAGGGAGGCAGCAGAGGTTATGCAGAATGGGAACGGGGGTGGGAATGGAGCAGGAGAACAGGATGAGGTCAGTGATGAGGATGTGCCTTCAGAGACAGAAGATGAAAAGGATGAGGACTggcagtga
- the mideasa gene encoding mitotic deacetylase associated SANT domain protein a isoform X1, whose amino-acid sequence MSHPPQQKVIPDKSGGKHRAAAAMKEPTVQHAGDVFYGGMGPPALESAHRVGEPGGHGSGVFNPEKGPQSRAHYQQTASVKWMHQDHIQAAGWSQDASGPLPTNSWGQNFSPYMDGLNNVRVQMAFPKGSHDEGAALQMGPAEKQAPGSMEVYREATQAQAQARGLEWGQQAAAAAMRQAQLQAFQQGHKGVDLQAQPPHAPSSHPTMQPGSLMQPIQLAFGPTKQHLPSGYYPVFQGGTKAMPNLSYNEQPKTQQQHQLMQLQMQQQQQQQQKQQQQLHQQHHHQQQQQHQLQQQLQHQMQQHQIQLQLNQQYHKQQIQQEQRQQMHQQQLQPTHSLPPQEILQPQSQQKQQPNQHFLSYNQPPDNCPSRASPSTPQKDMPLSVETQGQGHTPDVETPSADPSSTSSDPCPPKLTSDPMSPSDASPAAPRRSRRLSRDGLSPLVDPPSLSPWNQTFREVPQNGVVARREGGERQGPTGGVIQSTRRRRRASKEINLETLAQKASERESLPSSKMAKQQGEGLMGRQAGMVPLVIPVSVPVRQGQTGPPGQHALLPPQPQHKPSVIVASRRSLRKSLSESFSQDLEGDAGQDDDGKLAKHKWRPRPEPLFIPPPKPATFIAPSVYSAITPYQSHLRSPIRLPDHHFTLPPYTPPPILSPVREGSGLYFSTFLSSIAASNQTLQPPPNTPKSASRSLLRSTSSTDITPPVLPLITDATPVSFEPRINIGLQYQAEVPELQCDRSLTQWDQHKADLVWLPMKASLLRHVEQETVDDLMSLACSSALYGGGTNQELALHCLHECGGNVLETLAFLLLKEPVFSDGHHLADYHYSGSDSWTPSEKRFFNKGISTYRKDFFMVQKLVQTKTVAQCVEFYYMHKKQVKISHSGSVTYGPAESPADRHTEAVVDVKSSQGSKPSQEEVDRKWQGSCDRGQDCNQSRVTQTLQAHDNTGAVLGCRDLDAVHKVGPPHPTLPSAARKPRPEAGKKSRAPPKPPGDPEGVFPCKKCSRVFYKVKSRSAHMKSHAEREKKEAALKLKEEEEQRAVEAEARAREAAEVMQNGNGGGNGAGEQDEVSDEDVPSETEDEKDEDWQ is encoded by the exons ATGAGTCATCCTCCCCAGCAGAAAGTGATCCCTGATAAGAGTGGGGGCAAACATCGGGCTGCAGCTGCCATGAAGGAGCCCACAGTGCAGCACGCGGGGGATGTCTTCTATGGCGGTATGGGCCCCCCGGCTCTGGAGTCTGCTCACAGGGTAGGGGAGCCTGGAGGCCACGGCTCTGGGGTCTTCAACCCAGAGAAGGGGCCCCAAAGTCGTGCACACTATCAGCAGACTGCCTCTGTCAAATGGATGCACCAGGACCACATCCAAGCCGCTGGCTGGTCTCAGGATGCTTCCGGGCCCCTGCCAACCAATTCATGGGGGCAGAACTTTAGCCCGTATATGGACGGCTTGAACAACGTTAGGGTCCAGATGGCCTTCCCCAAAGGGAGCCACGATGAAGGAGCTGCTCTGCAGATGGGGCCAGCAGAGAAACAGGCTCCAGGTTCCATGGAGGTTTACAGGGAGGCAACCCAAGCTCAAGCCCAGGCTAGGGGCTTAGAGTGGGGGCAGCAAGCTGCGGCAGCCGCCATGCGTCAAGCCCAGCTCCAGGCCTTCCAGCAGGGCCATAAGGGTGTAGATCTCCAGGCTCAGCCCCCCCAtgccccctcctctcaccccacCATGCAACCAGGGTCCTTGATGCAGCCCATCCAGCTGGCGTTCGGACCCACCAAACAGCACCTTCCATCTGGGTACTACCCAGTGTTCCAGGGGGGCACCAAGGCCATGCCCAACCTGAGCTACAACGAGCAGCCAAAAacccaacaacaacaccaactgATGCAGCTTCAGAtgcaacagcagcaacaacaacagcagaagCAGCAACAACAGTTACATCAGcagcatcatcatcaacaacaacaacagcaccagTTGCAGCAACAGCTCCAGCACCAAATGCAACAGCATCAGATCCAACTGCAGCTGAATCAGCAGTATCACAAGCAGCAAATACAACAGGAGCAACGGCAACAAATGCACCAGCAGCAGCTTCAACCGACACACAGTTTACCACCGCAGGAAATACTGCAGCCGCAGTCTCAGCAAAAGCAGCAACCAAACCAACACTTCCTGAGTTATAACCAGCCCCCTGACAACTGTCCATCTAGAGCTAGCCCCTCAACCCCTCAGAAGGACATGCCTCTGTCTGTGGAGACTCAGGGACAGGGACATACACCGGATGTAGAGACCCCGTCCGCTGACCCATCAAGCACATCCTCCGACCCCTGCCCCCCAAAACTCACATCGGACCCCATGTCACCCTCAGACGCATCTCCGGCTGCCCCCCGTCGCTCCCGCCGCCTCTCTAGAGATGGGCTATCACCACTCGTGGACCCTCCCTCACTATCCCCCTGGAACCAGACCTTCAGAGAGGTACCCCAGAACGGTGTGGTAGCCAGacgagaagggggggagagacaggggccgACTGGGGGGGTTATCCAGAGTACGCGACGGAGGAGGAGGGCGTCGAAAGAGATCAACTTGGAGACTCTGGCCCAGAAGGCTTCCGAGAGGGAATCACTGCCCTCCTCCAAGATGGCCAAG cagcagGGGGAGGGTCTTATGGGCAGACAAGCTGGTATGGTGCCCCTGGTTATCCCCGTGTCTGTGCCAGTGCGCCAGGGTCAGACAGGCCCTCCGGGCCAGCACGCCCTGCTCCCACCCCAGCCCCAACACAAGCCCTCGGTCATTGTAGCGAGCCGCCGCTCACTGAGGAAGTCCCTCTCGGAGAGCTTCAGCCAG GACTTGGAGGGCGATGCTGGTCAGGACGACGATGGGAAATTGGCCAAGCACAAATGGCGGCCTCGTCCCGAGCCCCTCTTCATCCCACCACCCAAACCGGCTACGTTCATCGCCCCCTCAGTCTACTCCGCCATCACTCCCTACCAGAGCCACCTGCGGTCGCCCATCCGCCTGCCCGACCACCACTTCACCCTGCCGCCCTACACCCCGCCGCCCATCCTGTCGCCGGTGCGCGAGGGCTCTGGTCTCTACTTCTCCACCTTCCTGTCTTCCATCGCCGCCAGCAACCAGACCCTGCAGCCGCCACCCAACACACCCAAGTCGGCCTCGCGCAGCCTTCTGCGATCCA CCAGCTCTACAGACATCACGCCCCCAGTCCTCCCTTTGATCACCGACGCCACACCTGTCAGCTTTGAACC GCGTATTAACATTGGCCTGCAGTACCAGGCGGAGGTACCAGAGCTGCAGTGTGACCGCTCGCTGACCCAGTGGGACCAGCACAAGGCTGACCTGGTCTGGCTCCCCATGAAGGCGTCCCTGCTACGCCACGTGGAGCAGGAGACCG TGGACGACCTGATGAGCTTGGCCTGCTCCAGCGCTCTGTACGGCGGTGGCACCAATCAGGAGCTGGCCCTCCACTGTCTGCATGAGTGTGGGGGCAATGTCCTT GAGACCCTGGCGTTCCTGCTGCTCAAGGAGCCCGTTTTCTCTGATGGCCACCACCTTGCAGACTATCACTACTCAG gatcaGACAGTTGGACTCCCTCAGAGAAGCGCTTCTTCAATAAAggcatctctacctacaggaaGGACTTCTTCATGGTGCAGAAACTG GTGCAAACAAAGACAGTGGCCCAATGTGTGGAGTTTTACTACATGCATAAGAAACAGGTGAAGATCAGTCACAGTGGAAGCGTTACCTACGGACCTGCAGAGTCCCCAGCAGATAGACACACAGAGGCAGTAGTGGATGTTAAG AGCTCTCAGGGATCAAAACCAAGTCAGGAAGAAGTTGACAGGAAGTGGCAAGGgtcatgtgacaggggtcaaGATTGCAACCAGTCCAGGGTTACTCAGACACTACAGGCTCACGACAAT ACAGGAGCAGTGCTAGGGTGCAGGGACCTGGATGCTGTACACAAGGTTGGTCCTCCCCATCCAACCCTTCCCTCTGCAGCCAGAAAACCTCGTCCCGAGGCGGGGAAGAAGAGCCGAGCGCCCCCAAAGCCCCCCGGCGACCCAGAGGGCGTGTTCCCCTGCAAGAAGTGtagcag GGTGTTCTACAAGGTGAAAAGCCGCAGCGCCCACATGAAGAGCCACGCTGAGCGGGAGAAGAAGGAAGCCGCACTCAAactcaaagaggaggaggagcagcgggCGGTTGAGGCGGAGGCACGGGCCAGGGAGGCAGCAGAGGTTATGCAGAATGGGAACGGGGGTGGGAATGGAGCAGGAGAACAGGATGAGGTCAGTGATGAGGATGTGCCTTCAGAGACAGAAGATGAAAAGGATGAGGACTggcagtga
- the mideasa gene encoding mitotic deacetylase associated SANT domain protein a isoform X2, with product MSHPPQQKVIPDKSGGKHRAAAAMKEPTVQHAGDVFYGGMGPPALESAHRVGEPGGHGSGVFNPEKGPQSRAHYQQTASVKWMHQDHIQAAGWSQDASGPLPTNSWGQNFSPYMDGLNNVRVQMAFPKGSHDEGAALQMGPAEKQAPGSMEVYREATQAQAQARGLEWGQQAAAAAMRQAQLQAFQQGHKGVDLQAQPPHAPSSHPTMQPGSLMQPIQLAFGPTKQHLPSGYYPVFQGGTKAMPNLSYNEQPKTQQQHQLMQLQMQQQQQQQQKQQQQLHQQHHHQQQQQHQLQQQLQHQMQQHQIQLQLNQQYHKQQIQQEQRQQMHQQQLQPTHSLPPQEILQPQSQQKQQPNQHFLSYNQPPDNCPSRASPSTPQKDMPLSVETQGQGHTPDVETPSADPSSTSSDPCPPKLTSDPMSPSDASPAAPRRSRRLSRDGLSPLVDPPSLSPWNQTFREVPQNGVVARREGGERQGPTGGVIQSTRRRRRASKEINLETLAQKASERESLPSSKMAKQGEGLMGRQAGMVPLVIPVSVPVRQGQTGPPGQHALLPPQPQHKPSVIVASRRSLRKSLSESFSQDLEGDAGQDDDGKLAKHKWRPRPEPLFIPPPKPATFIAPSVYSAITPYQSHLRSPIRLPDHHFTLPPYTPPPILSPVREGSGLYFSTFLSSIAASNQTLQPPPNTPKSASRSLLRSTSSTDITPPVLPLITDATPVSFEPRINIGLQYQAEVPELQCDRSLTQWDQHKADLVWLPMKASLLRHVEQETVDDLMSLACSSALYGGGTNQELALHCLHECGGNVLETLAFLLLKEPVFSDGHHLADYHYSGSDSWTPSEKRFFNKGISTYRKDFFMVQKLVQTKTVAQCVEFYYMHKKQVKISHSGSVTYGPAESPADRHTEAVVDVKSSQGSKPSQEEVDRKWQGSCDRGQDCNQSRVTQTLQAHDNTGAVLGCRDLDAVHKVGPPHPTLPSAARKPRPEAGKKSRAPPKPPGDPEGVFPCKKCSRVFYKVKSRSAHMKSHAEREKKEAALKLKEEEEQRAVEAEARAREAAEVMQNGNGGGNGAGEQDEVSDEDVPSETEDEKDEDWQ from the exons ATGAGTCATCCTCCCCAGCAGAAAGTGATCCCTGATAAGAGTGGGGGCAAACATCGGGCTGCAGCTGCCATGAAGGAGCCCACAGTGCAGCACGCGGGGGATGTCTTCTATGGCGGTATGGGCCCCCCGGCTCTGGAGTCTGCTCACAGGGTAGGGGAGCCTGGAGGCCACGGCTCTGGGGTCTTCAACCCAGAGAAGGGGCCCCAAAGTCGTGCACACTATCAGCAGACTGCCTCTGTCAAATGGATGCACCAGGACCACATCCAAGCCGCTGGCTGGTCTCAGGATGCTTCCGGGCCCCTGCCAACCAATTCATGGGGGCAGAACTTTAGCCCGTATATGGACGGCTTGAACAACGTTAGGGTCCAGATGGCCTTCCCCAAAGGGAGCCACGATGAAGGAGCTGCTCTGCAGATGGGGCCAGCAGAGAAACAGGCTCCAGGTTCCATGGAGGTTTACAGGGAGGCAACCCAAGCTCAAGCCCAGGCTAGGGGCTTAGAGTGGGGGCAGCAAGCTGCGGCAGCCGCCATGCGTCAAGCCCAGCTCCAGGCCTTCCAGCAGGGCCATAAGGGTGTAGATCTCCAGGCTCAGCCCCCCCAtgccccctcctctcaccccacCATGCAACCAGGGTCCTTGATGCAGCCCATCCAGCTGGCGTTCGGACCCACCAAACAGCACCTTCCATCTGGGTACTACCCAGTGTTCCAGGGGGGCACCAAGGCCATGCCCAACCTGAGCTACAACGAGCAGCCAAAAacccaacaacaacaccaactgATGCAGCTTCAGAtgcaacagcagcaacaacaacagcagaagCAGCAACAACAGTTACATCAGcagcatcatcatcaacaacaacaacagcaccagTTGCAGCAACAGCTCCAGCACCAAATGCAACAGCATCAGATCCAACTGCAGCTGAATCAGCAGTATCACAAGCAGCAAATACAACAGGAGCAACGGCAACAAATGCACCAGCAGCAGCTTCAACCGACACACAGTTTACCACCGCAGGAAATACTGCAGCCGCAGTCTCAGCAAAAGCAGCAACCAAACCAACACTTCCTGAGTTATAACCAGCCCCCTGACAACTGTCCATCTAGAGCTAGCCCCTCAACCCCTCAGAAGGACATGCCTCTGTCTGTGGAGACTCAGGGACAGGGACATACACCGGATGTAGAGACCCCGTCCGCTGACCCATCAAGCACATCCTCCGACCCCTGCCCCCCAAAACTCACATCGGACCCCATGTCACCCTCAGACGCATCTCCGGCTGCCCCCCGTCGCTCCCGCCGCCTCTCTAGAGATGGGCTATCACCACTCGTGGACCCTCCCTCACTATCCCCCTGGAACCAGACCTTCAGAGAGGTACCCCAGAACGGTGTGGTAGCCAGacgagaagggggggagagacaggggccgACTGGGGGGGTTATCCAGAGTACGCGACGGAGGAGGAGGGCGTCGAAAGAGATCAACTTGGAGACTCTGGCCCAGAAGGCTTCCGAGAGGGAATCACTGCCCTCCTCCAAGATGGCCAAG cagGGGGAGGGTCTTATGGGCAGACAAGCTGGTATGGTGCCCCTGGTTATCCCCGTGTCTGTGCCAGTGCGCCAGGGTCAGACAGGCCCTCCGGGCCAGCACGCCCTGCTCCCACCCCAGCCCCAACACAAGCCCTCGGTCATTGTAGCGAGCCGCCGCTCACTGAGGAAGTCCCTCTCGGAGAGCTTCAGCCAG GACTTGGAGGGCGATGCTGGTCAGGACGACGATGGGAAATTGGCCAAGCACAAATGGCGGCCTCGTCCCGAGCCCCTCTTCATCCCACCACCCAAACCGGCTACGTTCATCGCCCCCTCAGTCTACTCCGCCATCACTCCCTACCAGAGCCACCTGCGGTCGCCCATCCGCCTGCCCGACCACCACTTCACCCTGCCGCCCTACACCCCGCCGCCCATCCTGTCGCCGGTGCGCGAGGGCTCTGGTCTCTACTTCTCCACCTTCCTGTCTTCCATCGCCGCCAGCAACCAGACCCTGCAGCCGCCACCCAACACACCCAAGTCGGCCTCGCGCAGCCTTCTGCGATCCA CCAGCTCTACAGACATCACGCCCCCAGTCCTCCCTTTGATCACCGACGCCACACCTGTCAGCTTTGAACC GCGTATTAACATTGGCCTGCAGTACCAGGCGGAGGTACCAGAGCTGCAGTGTGACCGCTCGCTGACCCAGTGGGACCAGCACAAGGCTGACCTGGTCTGGCTCCCCATGAAGGCGTCCCTGCTACGCCACGTGGAGCAGGAGACCG TGGACGACCTGATGAGCTTGGCCTGCTCCAGCGCTCTGTACGGCGGTGGCACCAATCAGGAGCTGGCCCTCCACTGTCTGCATGAGTGTGGGGGCAATGTCCTT GAGACCCTGGCGTTCCTGCTGCTCAAGGAGCCCGTTTTCTCTGATGGCCACCACCTTGCAGACTATCACTACTCAG gatcaGACAGTTGGACTCCCTCAGAGAAGCGCTTCTTCAATAAAggcatctctacctacaggaaGGACTTCTTCATGGTGCAGAAACTG GTGCAAACAAAGACAGTGGCCCAATGTGTGGAGTTTTACTACATGCATAAGAAACAGGTGAAGATCAGTCACAGTGGAAGCGTTACCTACGGACCTGCAGAGTCCCCAGCAGATAGACACACAGAGGCAGTAGTGGATGTTAAG AGCTCTCAGGGATCAAAACCAAGTCAGGAAGAAGTTGACAGGAAGTGGCAAGGgtcatgtgacaggggtcaaGATTGCAACCAGTCCAGGGTTACTCAGACACTACAGGCTCACGACAAT ACAGGAGCAGTGCTAGGGTGCAGGGACCTGGATGCTGTACACAAGGTTGGTCCTCCCCATCCAACCCTTCCCTCTGCAGCCAGAAAACCTCGTCCCGAGGCGGGGAAGAAGAGCCGAGCGCCCCCAAAGCCCCCCGGCGACCCAGAGGGCGTGTTCCCCTGCAAGAAGTGtagcag GGTGTTCTACAAGGTGAAAAGCCGCAGCGCCCACATGAAGAGCCACGCTGAGCGGGAGAAGAAGGAAGCCGCACTCAAactcaaagaggaggaggagcagcgggCGGTTGAGGCGGAGGCACGGGCCAGGGAGGCAGCAGAGGTTATGCAGAATGGGAACGGGGGTGGGAATGGAGCAGGAGAACAGGATGAGGTCAGTGATGAGGATGTGCCTTCAGAGACAGAAGATGAAAAGGATGAGGACTggcagtga